The Syngnathus scovelli strain Florida chromosome 7, RoL_Ssco_1.2, whole genome shotgun sequence DNA window atcttTCACTTTGCCACTATTTTATTGGCAGTGTATTTTTTCAAGTTATAATTCCAGACTCAAAGATTTAGAGTTCCAACACATCAAAACACAAAAAGCCAAAAACGTTTTTATGCATAGATCATAAAACAAAGGGACCCTTAATGGTTTGTTTTCTTAAAGTTTTATCCGTCTTTTCATTTCCAGAACCATTCGTGTTTGGCTAAAGAGAGACAGTGGTCAGTACTGGCCAAGTATATATCACACAGTCTCCTGTAAGtaacattttgaaaatgtccatccattctccagtatataaaaaaaacatagcaCAATACACCATGTGCTAATGGTGATGATTTCCTTATCTTTCCATGTTTCAGCTCCCTGCTCATGTATGTCATATCACCATGACAGCAGACGCATCTTCATTGGGCAGGACAATGGAGCGGTTGTTGTGAGTGGAACATCCTCAAAACAAATGGCCTTGTTCTCATTTCAGGGCCAAGCTTTgtcttttgctttttctttccaTTATTAAAAAGAGGCTTATTTAAACAGCACTCCTCCTATTGCCTTTGAGGGTGGGTTCGTTATTTGACTTGAAACTTGTTTTTTTGCCCTTAAGGAGTTTCTCATCTCTGAAGATTTCAACAAGATGAACCATGTAAAAACATATCCAGGTAAGCTGTTTGATAATGAAGCACTTCAATGCGATCAATCAGGGGAAACCGAATATAATTGCTGGCCAAAATGTTGTCTTTGTGTCTATACATTTATTTTAGTGTGAGAAGAGGTTGTCGccgtagtgatgggaaaatgaagcttcatgaaccagttgttgtattctttggctcctctagatggcaatgttggtttaaagtggttttaagaaatggcaagtcggcgggctttcagctctttggtgaacagagtgccatctagaggtctaagtaaacacaacaacgggttcatgaatcatcttgaagcttcatttgcccatcattaGTTGTCGGTGGTTCTCTAATTATGTTTATGTTTGTATTATAAGATTACTCTTTGTGGTGGAGTAAATAAAGCTGAACAATACaatcaaacatttttaaaaggacAAAGTATTCTACAGTTGTGTCTCAGATCCCTGAACAGGTGCGCCGTTTCCAGACAGGTGCTTATCTTTATTTGCAGATTGCTACACTAAGTGCCATAATTtaacataataaaaatataaaaatgaacACAATGTCAATTTGCAAATGTAGACAAAtgttcgtgcgtgtgtgttttgcagCTCATCAGAACCGCGTTTCAGACATGGTGTTTACCCTGGAAAGCGAGTGGGTAGTGAGCACTGGCCATGACAAGAGTGTTAGCTGGATGTGCACCCAGAGTGGAAGCATGCTGGGCAGACACTATTTCACTTCCTGGGCTTCCTGTCTACAGTATCCCTTATTCATTGTTTTAATACAACAACCATTTCTTTGAATACTTTGAAAGCTTAACGCCCTACTCAGATATGATCATGAGACTCAACATGCCTTTGTTGGCGATTACTCAGGGCAGATTACACTGTTGAAGCTGGAGAAGCAGACATACTCCGTTATCACTACACTGAAGGGCCATGAAGGTATGCCACACAAAAAAGCACACTTAATGTATATTTACGTACTGAAAATGTATACTACActcccgttcaaaagtttggggtcacccaggcaatttagggtgtattcagaccagaaaagtcctttaatccgcttgtttggtccggaccaaaagcGGACTTAATTTATTTTCGTTTGGTGCTGTTCCTATTcagactgtacattttgcaagCGAATTATTAAATACACCCACTCCTGTGACgatctgtgctcccattggacagcaatgaccagaGCGGCACACAGTATTTGaaaatttattttgtaataCTGTACACTTTATTGGAAAATAATGTTATCTGATCATTTCATTGATTGGTGGAATGATCGATGGAATAATCAATTCTAGAAAATATTCATCATTGACAATCCTATCATCaatgacattttcattttcatcaacttGTTAACTGTTCAAATGAGCCTTGTGGCTTTTTTGGGAAACTCCCTTGAAATCACATGAACACAAGGTATTTCCGTAGTCTCAAGTGTTACTGGTATGGCCGTCTTTTAACACATGTGTAATTGTGTAAAAGccaaaaattgtgtttaaaattgtgtttaaccacggctgtattttttttacagttatgcAGTTAGGCATCTAATTACACAAGCTAACAGTTTGCTCATGAAACATTCACGTTGACAAATATTTAAACATGGCAGTAAAAAAGCCTCACAATTCAAATgcattctgtttttgttttaatgtcCTAATCAAAAGTCCAGGGTATGATGCTGTGTTCACTCCAGTACAAGCTCTGTTTTTGTATAAATATTTAATGAGTTAAATGATTAATCCAGTCAGAAAACTCCAGCTGAAAAGGTCTAATTTTATTTGTTCTCACTATTAAGTTTAATTGACTACTGTTCTGAAAATTTCAAGTCATACATTTTTGATAAAGTTAAACATATGAGAGAATAACGGCTACCCTTCCTTTACTTATGCTCATAAAATTACAACTTCATTCTTTTGCGGGAGTATAAAAGTCTCCTGGCACCctgcaatattttattttaagacTTGTAAATCATTGATGTATTCAACACTATTTCTGTTTGTAGAAAATGAACAAATAGTTAAAGCATTTGTATTCCCTGTGGACAGCAcaagttatttttatttaatttgtttttttgctacTTGAGCTGTAGTTGCGTTTTATGCCAGCAGATGACAGTCTTAAACCAAAATGCTCAAAACCAAAATGTTTATTGTACTGTAACTTATAACATATGTGATATAAATAACGGTAAATTAATacttgataaataaaaaaatctggacAAATTAAGTAAAATTGGATAATTTTCTGTAGCACCTTGATGATCTCATGGAACATTTGGATGTTCTGGTTGGTAATTACTGGCAAAAAGTCTCGTAAATGTACACTAGGTGGCGCCAAGAAACCAACTGTTGCTTAAAACAGCTACCTCCTCCCTCTTGCTTTTTTCAGGCAGTGTAGCAGCCTTGTGGTGGGACCCCGTCCAGAGACTGCTGTTCTCAGGTGCCTCTGACCACAGTGTCATCATGTGGGACATAGGAGGACGCAAAGGACGAACCTTATTGTTGCAGGGACACCAGTAAGTTCAGCAGCCTCGCGTTTATGTGattgaaatgttttgaaaagTTAACGAGTAAATGTGCTGAAAAAAATGTCTTAGTTGTCAACAGCAGAGTCTGCCTGCACAAGACTCTTATCACAcaaaggtctcaagtcaagtcaagtcaagtttatttgtatagccctaaatcacaaacagtctcaaagggcttcacatagccaaaatggacaattattctcaaagcatcccctgatcttaagctcccaaaagggcaaggaaaaactcaaaaaaaccctgccaggggaaaatgagaatccttgagaagggaccacagatggaaggatccccttttcaggatcaccaggttgtaatggatgcagagagggcacaagtaatacataatatgaaaatcaatgaaaaaatggaccaTGCCAATTGTAGCTGATTATTTAATCTTCATCCCCATTTCTGTCTCTTTCCAGATTTTAGCATTGTCAAGCCCCATTTATTTGCCTTTAGTTTAATATAATTGTTTTTGAAATGTTAGCTACACACATAGATGGCTGCGGCGTTTGTTCGTAAGTCGAAAATTGGTTCATAAGTAGATGCAAAAAAATCCCGAGGCTCCGGTTCATATCTTGAAAAGTTCGTAAGTATAGGCGTTCGTAAGTAGAGATACCACTAACTGTGAATGCATAACAAAACTTAACGCACATCCTCAAAGGTTATTGCAATAAATACTTTGGTAAACATGCATTTGGTAGGTAGCGGCTAAATAAAGCAAGCTAATGTATGCACCACATAATAACACAAGTTGTCTGGTTCATAACACCATGTCTTCAAAAGATTCAGAGCAATTTTGAGCACACCAAAGTTTGCACAAGTGATTGTGCAATAGTTCATGAATGTTTGCACTTGTGACAGTGAAATGTTACATTACCATAAAAACTGTGATGGAAATCTATTCTTCAACTCTCAGTGAGCGTGTCCAGGCACTACGCTATCTCCAGTTCACCAGGCAGTTGGTGTCATGCTCAGCTGATGGTGGCATCGCAGTGTGGAACATGGATACAACCAGAGAAGAGGTTTGCATCAATAAAAATGTGACAATATCACAGGGGAGCTGTAGCGCTGCAGCTgttgaatattttattcatgTAAATTGCAAAAAATTCGATACAATGTTtggataaaaaatgtttttccagcATAAAGACCATGATGAATgcaaaagagcaaaaaaatCACTTCACTGAAAATAAGCCACAAATTCATCGGTAGTCGTAATTAACAGAAGCCTAGGTTTCACGCTTCTTCCATACAATAACAGGAATCTTACACTCTCTTACCTTGTTTCTTCTGTATCTTCAGGCACCTCAGTGGTTGGAAAGTGACTCATGCCAGAAGTGTGAGCAGCCTTTCTTCTGGAATGTCAAGCAGATGTGGGACACTAAAACCTTGGGGCTCAGACAGGTACCAACCATCGTTGTGCACATATTGCTTTGTTCTCGTCATGTGTCATTAGTATGAATGTgaatgtgtgttttctgtgtcttagcACCATTGCAGGAAGTGCGGCAAAGCTGTGTGTGGTCGATGCAGTTCTAAACGCTCCACGTTCCCAATTATGGGCTTTGAATTTCCAGTGCGGGTGTGTGACACCTGTTTTGACTCGATCAAGGAAGAAGAGTGAGTCAATTGTTGTGCACATGTTTTTAACGTATTGTTCACTTCAAGttggagtttttgttttttatgagaCAAACTAACTAGAGACAAACCTGAtgattctttgtgtgtgtgttatagtCGAACACCATTGGCCACATTCCATGAGGGGAAACACAACATAGCCCACATGGACATGGACCCATCCAGAGGCCTGATGGTCACCTGTGGAAATGACCGCATTGTCaaggttgaaaatgttttgtttttttgtttttttgctgtgtATGATTGATAGTGCTTAAAACGAAGGTCTTTTGTGACTAAACTATATCTGGAACTGTGCTCTATTTTCTTGATCCATTGCAATGACTATGAACAGTTCTTGGCATCTTTGCAAGGTGTATTAGACTGTATGGAATGCATATGCATTGAAGAATTGTGGAATCTAAAGCAGGTGTTCGCAAACTTTTGATTTAAAACTAAAATGGAGACACCAAAGCCTCCACATAATAAGTGTGAATGAAAGACCCTGAGGTTAAACACACTTTGTCTTGATGATGATTACGGTTAAGTGCTGTAATGATGTCACAACAAAAGAGTCACATCTTCATACGAGGTGAAGTTCTTGACTTGTCATCGGGTGTTTGTCTCTACAGATCTGGGATATGACGCAGGTGGTTGGCTGTAGCTTAGCAACAGGCTTCTCCACACGCTGATTGGTCCAGTTCACTCCTCTGGTGTCATGGAAACCCCTTTGTACAGCGCATCATCGCCATCATGCCTGAACCCTGCAGCTTCTGGGGGATGTgcacatgtgtgcgtgtgtgagtgaatGTCAGTAGTGTAGGTCTACgtgtccccttttttttttttttttttttttttttttgtttttttttttttttgcttgatccTTCGATCTATGTCACTACTTTAGTTCAACATGTATATGAATGTATGTGACCCCACACAGAGCACTAAGCacaattgtgtgtgtatgtaaacgTGTGCATGCGCCCTAATGGGAAGAGTGTTATTAGTGTTTACGTTTAAGATTTTTGTTCCTTTTGACAAATGTTGACAATGGTCAGTTTTTTGTTTATCCTTGTACTGTAATCTTAGGATTCATAAATTCCTGACCTGCCACACctgtaaaaacacacacatgcttccGCTGCATATATTTTGCAGTCCACTAACTGTGTCATACTCAGTAACATGTATAACCACTACATCTGTACAAATCCTGCTTTAtgtttaaaatgaaaacaattgaTTGGAATTACTTTCTGACCCCAGTTATCACTACCCCCCCGCCCAAGCTTTGTTCTGTCTTTTTCACCAGAAGGCCTTAAATCACTCTCAGGAGGTTTTACATCAGTGAGTTGTCACTGGGTGGGGCGCTTCATTTCACATGTCACTTTGTGCAATTCAGCCACAAATCATTAATTGTGTTTACTTGTGTACATTTTCAAATTGTGTACGCCATGATGCAGCTGCTGTGATGCTGACACGCCCTCCCTTGTGTTGATTCTAAGTGAGGCAAGCAAAAATAGCGTTGCTATAGCAGCAGATCATCTTTGCAAAGTCTAACACTGATTAGTAGCGGCGTCAACAATGCTGTTGCCGAGATGGAGCAATAGACTGTTAAACTCAAGTGTTGAGTAGACAAATTGCACTGTTTGTAGATTGATTTACCACATAGTGTGACACTGATGGCCAAAACTCAAATCACTTCTGAGACTTGCTAATAAGATGAATTCATCGAGCTCAATTGGATGTTCACCACAAAGGCAATTAGTTAATCGACACAAAAATTTGTGGAGCACAAAATGCTGCACTTAACTTAGTTTCCGGCTGTATTAGGGCTgtcgatttttttgtttttttttgttttgttttttccttcaaATGATTTAAAGATTAGAGGACACATGTTCAAAGCCTTTTCTAGTGGCTTTTACAGTTCAGTACCTGTGATTGTCCCCATGCACTCTCGTAATGAACTTCTGGATGTCTCCTCTTTTGGTTTCTTAGTTTTTCTTGTTCATCCCTCCTTACTCCAAACACGTATTAACAAGGATTCCACTTGGGAGGAAACTCATATCTACACAGAGTGAAAGAATAGTTGGATTTGTAGCGATCCTATAAATGGCGGCtgatttatgcttatgttggatacCTGCCTTATTTGGTTATGAAAATGTGAACACCATATATTCCTGATCACATTCCAATTTTTGATGTGTATGATTATATTTGTAGTaaagtatttattacctgtgtaAAATGTTTAGTTATGTTTTTTTCCTTATATGATTACAAACTTTATAACAGTGTATGGTATATGGCTGAAATAATCTGCAATTTCAACCATGCATGAAGTCAGAAGCTTAGCTTGGTGGAAAACGCTACAAAATGCTAAGATAAAGGAATGGAAATGGAAACCTAGTCATGTATTAGTTGTtggggtaaaaaataaaaaataccggACATTGAAGACTTAAAGACTTATCCACTGTAAACACGGGAAAAATGGTACTAAATGAAATTTACTGTATTCAATGCATTATACCACTTTCtggatttgtatttattgattaaTTTTGATTACCACTTTTTGTTATTAGATGTTGACTGCCCTTTCTTTAAGCTTTCAGAATCCATTTTCAAAAGGAGACATATGCACTCTGCAATCAATCGGTGAAATCTATACTCAATTTTGGGGAGCTTTCTGTTATATTAAATGCAAAGTGCAGCTTTCCTCACCATGCTGACCCCGCGGGGGCCGCCACAGTGAAGCGAGAGCAGCTCGTTATAGATATTGTTAATATAGTGAAATTGACAAAATATATTATTGTTAAATATAGCAACTCCTAAACCCTTTGAGTGACTGTTTTTGAAAAAGACCAGACTGCAAATTGAATTACGCAAAGCCCCCACCAGCTCATTAGATATGATGTTGTTTCACTGTTTTTCAATGAGTGTTCAGATTCAAGCCGCGGACACCATACAGAACACAAATGCTATTCTTTCCTACCAACCAACTGCTGTTGCTGTGTTACTGCTTGGgaggaaggaaaaaaggaaCTGTGACTAATTTAGCGTAtctaatattaaaaaatagaatCAGACCTTAAAATagcaagaa harbors:
- the wdfy1 gene encoding WD repeat and FYVE domain-containing protein 1, with the translated sequence MAAEIHSRPQSARPVLLNKIEGHADAVTVAVLIPKEDGVITVSEDRTIRVWLKRDSGQYWPSIYHTVSSPCSCMSYHHDSRRIFIGQDNGAVVEFLISEDFNKMNHVKTYPAHQNRVSDMVFTLESEWVVSTGHDKSVSWMCTQSGSMLGRHYFTSWASCLQYDHETQHAFVGDYSGQITLLKLEKQTYSVITTLKGHEGSVAALWWDPVQRLLFSGASDHSVIMWDIGGRKGRTLLLQGHHERVQALRYLQFTRQLVSCSADGGIAVWNMDTTREEAPQWLESDSCQKCEQPFFWNVKQMWDTKTLGLRQHHCRKCGKAVCGRCSSKRSTFPIMGFEFPVRVCDTCFDSIKEEDRTPLATFHEGKHNIAHMDMDPSRGLMVTCGNDRIVKIWDMTQVVGCSLATGFSTR